One Aegilops tauschii subsp. strangulata cultivar AL8/78 chromosome 7, Aet v6.0, whole genome shotgun sequence genomic window carries:
- the LOC109743046 gene encoding BTB/POZ and MATH domain-containing protein 1-like: MSMSALLSTLRGAGRHQLSATTVTAWQATGSHLFRIDGYTQASKIVCNSGPVRSDTLSVGGHDWRLLCYPNGSYFGCSGISHLIEHQSDESTWDKGKVLVKAQASILDSAGMPSYTQTMTDFATFHCDFGWNNFISHKELDKQKHLKDDDCLSILCELTVVTGKCAKIAGGPRVPFDLHGELVEAIWNKEEPDVRIQVSGETLAAHRWILVALSPVFAQELELSSELLVDDMDAEVFKAMLQFIYTDSPPLLEAATAAERLLVAADRYELEKLKRACEEALCRHIDVGSVAATLALAEQHDCRVLREACMRFLSSPGNLEAVLAPDGFELLKTGCPSALLELVLKNMIRHEQLTQESCTR, from the coding sequence ATGTCCATGTCCGCTCTCCTGTCGACCCTGCGCGGCGCCGGCCGGCATCAGCTCTCCGCTACAACGGTCACCGCGTGGCAGGCCACCGGCTCCCACCTGTTCCGGATCGACGGGTACACGCAAGCCAGCAAGATAGTGTGTAACAGTGGGCCGGTGAGATCAGATACGCTTAGCGTTGGCGGCCACGACTGGCgtcttttatgctatccaaacgGCTCCTATTTTGGGTGCTCCGGCATCTCCCACTTGATCGAACATCAAAGCGACGAAAGCACCTGGGACAAGGGCAAGGTCCTCGTGAAGGCCCAAGCGAGTATACTCGACTCGGCCGGGATGCCATCCTACACTCAAACCATGACAGACTTCGCCACCTTCCATTGTGATTTCGGCTGGAACAACTTCATCAGCCACAAGGAGCTCGACAAGCAGAAGCATCTCAAGGACGACGACTGCCTGTCCATCCTGTGTGAACTCACCGTCGTCACCGGCAAGTGCGCCAAGATTGCCGGGGGCCCGCGGGTGCCATTCGACTTGCACGGGGAACTCGTGGAAGCCATCTGGAACAAGGAGGAACCGGATGTGAGGATCCAGGTTAGTGGAGAGACGTTGGCCGCGCACCGGTGGATTCTAGTGGCACTATCCCCTGTGTTCGCGCAGGAACTAGAGCTCTCCTCCGAACTACTTGTCGACGACATGGACGCAGAGGTGTTCAAGGCTATGCTCCAGTTCATCTACACCGACTCGCCACCCTTGCTCGAGGCGGCAACGGCGGCGGAGAGGCTGCTCGTCGCGGCGGACAGGTACGAGCTTGAGAAGCTGAAACGAGCCTGCGAGGAGGCGCTGTGCCGGCACATCGACGTGGGCTCAGTGGCCGCCACTCTGGCGTTGGCGGAGCAACATGATTGCCGGGTGCTGCGGGAAGCGTGCATGCGGTTCCTCTCTTCTCCCGGGAATCTCGAAGCGGTCCTGGCACCGGATGGGTTTGAGCTGCTCAAGACAGGTTGCCCCTCTGCTCTGTTGGAGCTCGTGCTCAAGAACATGATCCGACACGAGCAATTGACCCAAGAATCCTGCACAAGATAG